Genomic segment of Deinococcus ruber:
CAGATAACTGGCGCTGGCTGTCAGGGCGCCACCGGGCAAGCCGCCGACTGGCCGGGAACCGTCCCCGTTGCAGCCGTAGAAGTTTGAACTGTACATGACGCATGTCGCACCTGTGTTCGTGGCGCTGTAGGTCGCGTAGCTGTTGCCGCCCTTGCCACCGCTCCCGACATTACTGCCGCCGCCCCCACCGGCATTGTGCTGCGTGCCGCCGCCCCCCGCATTGCCAGGTGCACCCCGTGCATAATCGGCGTTGTTCGGATAGCCGGACGCTCCGAGATCGGAGATCTGTGCGCCGTTGGAGATGGTTCCGCCTGGATTGACGACCAGTCGAGGGGTGCCGGCGATGCCTTCGCCTTTGGTGCCGCCAGGGGTATAGGGTAGCGGCTGCGTGGCGTCGATGCCGCCGCCGTTGTAGCCCGGCGTACCGGAGAGCGCATAGTCAACCGCGTTGGAGCCGGCGCGGGACGCCTGCAGCGCGACGCCGCCGCCCCGAAAGCCAGTGCCGCTGACATCGATGGTCGCGCCGCCCATGTTGAGGGTGCCGGCGACGTCCAGGACGAAGACGCCGCCGGTCGTGCCGTTCCACGACGGTGCGCTGAGCGTTCCTGACAGGGTCAAGGCCGAGTGCTGGGGGATGCGGATGACCTGGAACCGTTGCTGCGTGGTGGTCGTCCCGGCAGCCTGCGTACTGTAGGTGTGCTGCAGCGGGGTATTGAGGGTGACGGTGGTGCCGCCGACGACCGTTTTGACCTGAGCGAACTCATAGCTGCCGGCACCGTTGAGGCTGGTGAAGCCGCGTCCGGTGGAGCCGTCGCCGTACGCGATGGAGTTGGACGTATTGATGGTGGCCCCCTGCATCTGGATGATGAACACCAGATCGCCGGCAGCGAGCGCGGTGGTGCTGGCATTGGTATCGACGCGGGCGGTGCCTATGCTCAGCGAAGTGGCACCGACGGTCGCTGTCCCGGTACCTGGGTAGTAGGTGTCCTTCAGGTACGTCGGGCCATCTTTGCCCGGCAGGGCACACACGGGCGCAGCCAGCGCACTGGAGAGTAGAGGGAGGCAGCAGAGGAGCCTGACAAGTGTAAGAGGTGCCGGAATGGGTTGTTTCAGCGTCCTGTGCGGTGGAACGGTGTGATGAGCCATTGAACGTAGCCTCCTGAGGAGCGGTCTTTCGACGGCGCTCGAGTATGAGCGTAACTGAGCTGAGATTCAGTCACTGATGCGAGATTAAGAGGTAATTAAACCTAATTTCATCTGAAATTTACGCCAACGAGCGCTTCCACTGAACACGCTGTCGCGGCTCTGACATTTTTCTCAGCACGGGAGGACACGGGCAGCAGGGGATGATCTTCTCGCAGTAGCCGACAAATGAAAGCAACATGAAGCGATTATGCGAGAGGGAGTCTGACATTTTTCTCATTGCGGGAATTGCCGACTTCAGGTCCCACCTGCATGCACGCCAGCAGAGCCATCCGACACCAGCGGTGAGAGAGGGGGGCTTCCGCCGCTGAGGGACTGCTGGCTGCTGTCCTGTACCCGCGCTTCGCGCTGTTCGGTATCGGTCCGCTCCATTCGCAGGATCGCCTCTTCAGTGGGCGCTGTGTCGCCGGATTGAGGAAGCGGAGGACCCAGAGCGTTCAACCGAGGCGGCGCTCACCGAGCGTACGTCGAGGTGGCGACGAGTGGATTTCCTCGCAGGGCAGGTGGGTTGGATGCTCTGGAAGGACGACCCGGATGAGCGCACCCTCCTTGAGGTGCTGTTGGAGAAGTGTGCGCCTCTAAGCGAAGTGCGCCGCTTGACGCTGGACGTCCGTCAGCTGTCCCGGGAGAGGAACGCTGAGCCGTTGGATGTCGGGCAACCAGCCTCCGGAGGGAACGACATGCGTCCCTGGCCATGACCTGACCGTGGAGCAACGGGCCCACTGAAGGCGTGGTCGACCAGATCAAGCGTCAGATGGATGGGCGTAGATCTGTTGAGACCTTCCGTCAGCGTGTCTTGCGCGCAGGCTGACCCGCTGCGCGGAATTCACGGGAGAGCCGTGAAAACGGGGCAGGCCCAAGGAACATCAGGGTCGTTGATCACCAGGAGACGTGGCGCGGGCCGGGCCGCATCATGACGATTCACCGAACAGCTGGGCGGCGCGCCTCCTGAGGCGATGGGTTCCGCTGTATGATGCTCGAGTCAAGGCCTCGTGTGGTTTTCCGGTGGCACGGGATCAGGAAATTCGCTATACAACTGGGCAAGCTCCGTTGAGGTGGGGCCAGCTGATGCCTCTTCGTCATTCATCCTTGTCGTTTCTTCCGCCCGTGGCTTCTCAGGCTGTCCTCGACGCCTTGAGCACCCCCACCTGTATTGTGGATTTTGCCGGCACGATCGTGTCGGTGAATACCGCCTGGACAGCATTTATGATGCGCAATGGTGGCGACGCCGTCGCCTGTGGCGTGGGAGCAAATTACCTCGCAGCGTGTGATCAAGCCACGGAGCCCGCTCCTCCTGGGACTCTCACGATGGCGCAGGGTCTTCGAGGCGTCCTGAGCGGTATGCTGGAACACTTCCGCTTCGAATATCCCTGTCACAGTCCGGCGGAACGCCGCTGGTACAGCGCCCGTGTCACGCCTGTCATGCAGGAGGACCGGACACCTACCCATGCGGTCGTTGTGCACGAAGAGATCACCGCTCACTGCCTAGCGGAGGAACACCAGCAGCGCTTCACTCAGGAGATTGACAGCGCTGTACAGACACGCACGCAGGACTTGCAGGTCGAAAACCGTGAGCTGAATTTGTTTGCGTCTGCCATCTCGCATGACCTGCGCGCCCCGGTTCGTCACCTGACCGGCTTCGTGGGTGTCTTGAAGCGGCGTCGAAGCGCGGCGCTGGACGAACGGGACCTTGCCATTTTCGAGCAGATTGAGCGCGCCTCGGTCCGTCTGGAGCAGACTGTTGATCAGCTCCTGACGTTTTCCCGGACGATGCATCACCGGATCTCCTTCCAGGAAGTGGCCTTGACGGCGGTGGTTGAGCAGGCGTGGGAGGCGCAGGCGCCGTCACTTGCAGGTCGAACAGTCCAGTTCCGCTGCGCTGCCCTGCCTATCGTGCGTGGCGCGCCGACGTTGTTGCAGCAAGTGTTCGAGAATCTGCTGTCGAACGCGGTGAAGTACAGTCGGTGGCAGGAGGCGGCACAGATCGAAGTAGGGTGCGTATCGACGCCGGAAGGCTGGGATATCAGTGTGCGGGATAATGGAGCGGGTTTTGATCCAGCGTTGATTGGAAAGCTGTTTCTGGCGTTCTCACGGCTGCACCGTGCCGAGGAATTCGAGGGGACCGGCATCGGGTTGCTGACGGTGAAGCGGATTATCGAGCGGCATGGCGGGCAGGTGTGGGCCACGGGGGCCATTGGGCAGGGCGCGCAGTTTCATGTGTTGCTCCCCAACCTGACAGCTGAAGAGACAGCAAGCGCGTCAACGACTAGCGAGGGGTGAGGCTCTATGAACTTGCGCGAACGTCCGATTCATCTGCTGCTGATAGATGATGACCCAGCAGACCGGCTGATGGCCGTCTTGGCGCTGGAGCAGCAGGACGAAGCGTACCAGCTGAGTCTGGCAAGCAGCAGTGCGGAGGTCTTGGCGGCATTCCAAGGGCCAAAAGAGAGGTGGCCGGAACTGGTGTTGCTGGATCTGGCATTGCCGGGAACGTCCGGCTTGCAGCTCCTGGCGCAGTTGCGCCGGGTGATGTCACCGTGGACAGTGTCGGTTGTCATGCTGACGCACTCTGAGTTGGACGCGGATATCCAGCAGGCGTACGACGATCAGGTGAGCGCGTATTTGGTGAAGCCACGGCACTTGGCAACGTTTTCGGCCCACCTGGAAGCGCTGCTGCGCTTCTGGCGACATGCCGTGCTGATCAACCGAGTCGTGTAGGACCGTCTGCCCGTCCATCCTCTCTGCAGCGGGATGATGTTCAATACGCACGCCGACGCAGTGCACAGGCGTGGAGGTCGTGTTGGTTGAACCGGGTCATGGTGCTGAAGTTGCCTCGGAACGGCAGTTCGC
This window contains:
- a CDS encoding sensor histidine kinase, which gives rise to MSTPTCIVDFAGTIVSVNTAWTAFMMRNGGDAVACGVGANYLAACDQATEPAPPGTLTMAQGLRGVLSGMLEHFRFEYPCHSPAERRWYSARVTPVMQEDRTPTHAVVVHEEITAHCLAEEHQQRFTQEIDSAVQTRTQDLQVENRELNLFASAISHDLRAPVRHLTGFVGVLKRRRSAALDERDLAIFEQIERASVRLEQTVDQLLTFSRTMHHRISFQEVALTAVVEQAWEAQAPSLAGRTVQFRCAALPIVRGAPTLLQQVFENLLSNAVKYSRWQEAAQIEVGCVSTPEGWDISVRDNGAGFDPALIGKLFLAFSRLHRAEEFEGTGIGLLTVKRIIERHGGQVWATGAIGQGAQFHVLLPNLTAEETASASTTSEG
- a CDS encoding response regulator, whose amino-acid sequence is MNLRERPIHLLLIDDDPADRLMAVLALEQQDEAYQLSLASSSAEVLAAFQGPKERWPELVLLDLALPGTSGLQLLAQLRRVMSPWTVSVVMLTHSELDADIQQAYDDQVSAYLVKPRHLATFSAHLEALLRFWRHAVLINRVV